Proteins from a single region of Phycisphaeraceae bacterium D3-23:
- the ugpC gene encoding sn-glycerol-3-phosphate ABC transporter ATP-binding protein UgpC — protein MSTVTLSSVRKVYAGDVEAVKGIDLDIADGEFVVLVGPSGCGKSTTLRMVAGLEEISGGTIAIGDRVINDVSPKDRDIAMVFQNYALYPHMSVYKNMAFGLKLRKTPKPEIDRRVREAAGLLGIEALLERKPKALSGGQRQRVAVGRAIVRDPACFLFDEPLSNLDAKLRVQTRAELKRLHHRLKTTTIYVTHDQEEAMTLGDRVVVMSDGEIQQCDTPLNVFHKPANRFVASFVGMPPMNQVEGELQQRDGGVYFAGGGIDLRLREDHAQRVAGHIGQGVVMGVRPEGLHLRQTQSANDGHSTIQVTVGVTEPLGSTMDIFTTTSTGEAIVARVKAELIDPGSAATLYVDADQLHIFEPDEYGSNLTLAKEAQPVGA, from the coding sequence ATGTCTACCGTAACGCTCAGTTCTGTCCGCAAGGTCTACGCCGGCGATGTCGAGGCCGTGAAGGGAATCGATCTCGATATCGCCGACGGTGAGTTCGTCGTGCTCGTGGGCCCCTCGGGCTGCGGCAAATCGACGACGCTGAGGATGGTGGCCGGGCTCGAAGAGATCAGCGGCGGCACGATCGCGATCGGCGACCGCGTCATCAACGACGTCTCGCCCAAGGACCGCGACATCGCGATGGTCTTCCAGAACTACGCGCTCTACCCGCACATGTCCGTCTATAAGAACATGGCGTTCGGGCTGAAACTCCGCAAGACGCCCAAGCCCGAGATCGACCGCCGGGTGCGCGAGGCGGCGGGGCTGCTCGGCATCGAAGCGCTGCTGGAGCGCAAACCCAAAGCGCTCTCGGGCGGGCAGCGCCAGCGCGTCGCCGTGGGCCGGGCGATCGTGCGCGACCCGGCGTGCTTCCTGTTCGACGAGCCGCTCAGCAACCTCGACGCCAAGCTACGCGTCCAGACCCGCGCGGAGCTCAAACGCCTCCACCACCGGCTGAAGACCACGACGATCTACGTCACGCACGACCAGGAGGAAGCCATGACGCTGGGCGACCGCGTCGTCGTGATGAGCGACGGCGAGATCCAGCAGTGCGACACCCCCCTCAACGTTTTTCACAAGCCGGCCAATCGGTTCGTCGCCTCCTTTGTCGGCATGCCGCCGATGAACCAGGTCGAGGGTGAACTCCAGCAACGCGACGGCGGCGTCTACTTCGCCGGCGGCGGGATCGACCTCCGCCTGCGCGAAGACCACGCCCAGCGCGTCGCTGGGCACATCGGCCAAGGCGTCGTTATGGGTGTTCGGCCCGAGGGGCTCCACCTGCGCCAAACCCAAAGCGCTAACGATGGACACTCAACGATCCAGGTCACTGTCGGCGTCACCGAACCGCTGGGTAGCACGATGGACATCTTCACGACGACGAGCACCGGCGAAGCGATCGTCGCCCGTGTCAAAGCCGAGCTCATCGATCCCGGCAGCGCAGCGACACTCTACGTCGATGCCGACCAGCTCCACATCTTCGAGCCCGACGAATACGGCAGCAATCTCACACTGGCGAAAGAAGCGCAGCCGGTCGGCGCGTAG
- a CDS encoding UDP-glucose/GDP-mannose dehydrogenase family protein yields the protein MHLTMVGTGYVGLVTGTCFANVGNDVTCLDIDQNKIDKLNNGISPIYEPGLDEMISRNHKAGRLNFTTDAAPAYQSAEVIFICVGTPSDDNGRADLKYVLAAAADIGKAIEAAPGATGGGDEERRAKIIVVKSTVPVGTNKKVQAEIAKHTKKPFKMGSNPEFLKEGAAINDFNKPDRVVIGAEDEGTGERLRKLYDPFVRNGNPVFVMDIPSAEMVKYAANAMLATKISFINEIANLCEAYGSDVDEVWRGMTTDSRIGNKFLYPGLGYGGSCFPKDVLACISMGEDCGRPTQLLDAVHKVNQAQRDRFLQKLDTHFGPGGLAGKKIGIWGIAFKPGTDDIREAPSLTVMQAVLKQGGTVTAHDPVAHESCQDHGMGDKITYVDDPYDVLDGADALIICTDWPSFKQPDFDQMRARMNHPVIFDGRNLYRPEAMREDGFSYYSVGREVVNQSGVAAS from the coding sequence ATGCACCTTACGATGGTTGGGACCGGCTATGTCGGCCTGGTGACGGGCACCTGCTTTGCAAACGTCGGCAATGATGTGACGTGTTTGGACATCGATCAAAACAAGATCGACAAGCTGAACAACGGCATCTCGCCGATCTACGAGCCGGGCCTGGACGAGATGATCAGCCGCAACCACAAGGCCGGCCGACTCAACTTTACCACCGACGCCGCGCCGGCCTACCAGTCGGCGGAAGTCATCTTCATCTGCGTGGGCACGCCCAGCGATGACAACGGTCGCGCCGACCTTAAGTACGTCCTCGCCGCGGCCGCCGACATCGGCAAGGCCATCGAAGCCGCGCCGGGCGCCACGGGTGGCGGCGACGAAGAGCGCCGCGCTAAGATTATCGTCGTCAAGTCCACCGTCCCCGTCGGCACCAATAAGAAGGTGCAAGCCGAGATCGCCAAGCACACCAAGAAGCCGTTCAAGATGGGCTCGAACCCCGAGTTCCTCAAAGAAGGCGCCGCGATCAACGACTTTAACAAGCCCGACCGAGTGGTCATCGGCGCAGAAGACGAAGGCACCGGCGAACGACTCCGCAAACTCTACGACCCGTTCGTCCGCAACGGCAACCCCGTCTTCGTCATGGACATCCCCTCGGCCGAGATGGTCAAGTACGCCGCCAACGCGATGCTCGCCACGAAAATCAGCTTCATCAACGAGATCGCCAACCTCTGCGAGGCCTACGGCAGCGACGTCGACGAGGTCTGGCGCGGCATGACCACCGACAGCCGCATCGGCAACAAGTTCCTGTACCCCGGCCTGGGCTACGGCGGGTCTTGCTTCCCCAAGGATGTACTCGCCTGCATCTCCATGGGCGAAGACTGCGGCCGACCGACCCAGCTCCTCGACGCCGTCCATAAAGTCAACCAGGCCCAACGCGACCGCTTCCTCCAGAAACTCGACACCCACTTCGGCCCCGGCGGGCTCGCGGGCAAGAAGATCGGCATCTGGGGCATCGCCTTCAAGCCCGGCACCGACGACATCCGCGAAGCCCCCTCGCTGACCGTGATGCAAGCCGTTCTCAAACAGGGCGGCACCGTCACCGCGCACGACCCCGTCGCGCACGAATCATGCCAGGACCACGGCATGGGCGACAAAATCACTTACGTCGATGACCCCTACGACGTCCTCGATGGCGCAGACGCGCTCATCATCTGCACCGACTGGCCCAGCTTCAAGCAGCCGGACTTCGACCAGATGCGAGCCCGCATGAACCACCCCGTCATCTTCGACGGCCGCAACCTCTACCGACCCGAGGCGATGCGCGAAGACGGGTTCTCGTACTACTCCGTAGGCCGCGAGGTCGTAAACCAGTCCGGCGTTGCCGCAAGCTAA
- a CDS encoding DUF5658 family protein — translation MTDGEQHEPAAEPEGLAGPTAQAVEAVERSAEQEPEAMNASEAVRGLFGSRPMLFPNAYTWLLLFSALDIMLTWVILTKGGREVNAIAEMVIQRFDLEGMIVYKFVLVLVFVLICELVGRLKLSSGRTLSVVGVGIASVPVIWSTWLLFDYFV, via the coding sequence ATGACCGATGGTGAACAACACGAGCCCGCCGCCGAACCCGAAGGTCTGGCTGGGCCTACGGCTCAAGCGGTGGAAGCCGTAGAGAGATCGGCGGAGCAAGAGCCCGAAGCGATGAACGCCAGCGAAGCGGTCCGCGGGTTGTTCGGCTCTCGGCCCATGCTGTTCCCCAACGCATACACCTGGCTGCTGCTCTTCTCGGCGCTGGACATCATGCTGACCTGGGTGATCCTCACCAAGGGTGGCCGCGAGGTCAACGCGATCGCCGAGATGGTGATCCAGCGCTTCGATCTCGAGGGGATGATTGTCTATAAATTTGTGCTGGTACTGGTGTTCGTACTGATCTGCGAGTTGGTGGGCCGTCTCAAGCTCAGCTCGGGCCGAACGCTCTCCGTGGTCGGGGTAGGGATCGCATCGGTGCCGGTGATCTGGTCGACCTGGTTGTTGTTTGACTATTTCGTGTAA
- a CDS encoding NAD(P)-dependent oxidoreductase translates to MTASTDTPTLGYIGLGIMGEPMARNLMRAGYPLVVYNRTASKGDALVADGAQRAESPAEVARQVGAGGFVFINVTDTPDVEHVLFSDKHGLIHGAAEGLVVVDHSTIAPIATQGFAQRLAERGVTLIDAPVSGGDVGAQQGTLSIMCGGDEVAFDRVRPMLDVVGKSVVRLGGPGMGQACKACNQVAVVNALVGVCEAAALAKKVGLDVEKMIEVVAGGAGGSWQISNLGPKIAQGDHDPGFMVDLVLKDLGIVQDTAQRVGLPIAGTATAQGYFRSVAAQGGGRLGTQAMAKALEALADFSFTDPDGPPGDASP, encoded by the coding sequence TTGACAGCGAGTACAGATACACCCACCCTCGGCTACATCGGGCTGGGCATCATGGGCGAGCCGATGGCACGCAACCTGATGCGGGCCGGCTATCCACTGGTCGTCTACAACCGCACGGCATCGAAGGGCGATGCGCTGGTCGCCGACGGCGCGCAGCGTGCCGAGTCGCCGGCCGAGGTCGCGCGGCAGGTCGGTGCGGGCGGCTTCGTGTTTATCAACGTCACCGATACACCTGACGTGGAGCATGTGTTGTTTTCAGACAAACACGGCTTGATCCATGGCGCGGCCGAGGGGCTGGTTGTCGTGGACCACTCGACGATCGCGCCGATCGCGACGCAGGGGTTTGCGCAGCGCCTGGCCGAGCGCGGCGTGACGCTGATTGATGCGCCGGTCTCGGGCGGGGATGTCGGTGCGCAGCAGGGGACGCTGAGCATCATGTGCGGTGGGGACGAGGTGGCGTTTGATCGCGTGCGCCCGATGCTTGATGTCGTCGGCAAGAGCGTGGTGCGGCTGGGCGGCCCCGGCATGGGGCAGGCGTGCAAGGCGTGCAACCAGGTCGCGGTGGTCAATGCGCTCGTCGGCGTGTGCGAGGCGGCAGCATTGGCGAAGAAGGTCGGGCTCGATGTCGAGAAGATGATCGAGGTCGTCGCCGGCGGGGCGGGCGGCTCGTGGCAGATCAGCAACCTGGGGCCGAAGATCGCTCAGGGCGACCACGACCCGGGGTTTATGGTCGATTTGGTACTCAAGGACTTGGGGATCGTGCAAGACACGGCCCAGCGCGTCGGGCTCCCGATCGCCGGGACCGCGACGGCACAAGGGTATTTCCGCAGCGTTGCGGCGCAGGGTGGCGGTAGACTAGGGACGCAGGCGATGGCCAAGGCCCTCGAAGCCCTCGCCGACTTCAGCTTCACCGATCCCGACGGCCCCCCGGGCGACGCGTCCCCCTAG
- a CDS encoding OmpA family protein, which yields MTLTRLLTTATLLVAAGLSTGCVANSSLDDMTEINRRLEERIVDLESQVARLRSTIAQKDETIGMMRGRGDASTAMAARLAEEEAARARLQAELDRANLQLANLADQQPEIIIRDVLPPEVSDALAELARANPDLMTFDEQRGMIRLRSDLTFALGSATVNEGAQDALARLARVLNDGQARNFDIMVIGHTDNVPVTSANGRQLHIDNRGLSSNRGDAVARVLEANQIAAGRLTSGGRGETQPIAANGERGNQQNRRVEIFLTKAGERPAANNAPAPVQPVRGNAETAPRPGVVEGRPEVEDDSAFK from the coding sequence ATGACCCTCACCCGCCTGCTTACCACCGCCACCCTCCTCGTCGCCGCCGGGCTATCCACCGGCTGCGTGGCCAACTCGTCGCTTGACGACATGACCGAGATCAACCGCCGACTCGAAGAGCGCATCGTCGATCTCGAATCCCAGGTCGCACGCCTGCGTTCGACCATCGCGCAGAAGGACGAGACCATCGGCATGATGCGCGGCCGAGGTGATGCGAGCACTGCCATGGCCGCCCGTCTGGCCGAAGAAGAAGCCGCGCGCGCCCGACTCCAGGCCGAGCTCGACCGCGCGAATTTGCAGCTCGCCAACCTCGCCGACCAGCAGCCCGAGATCATCATCCGCGACGTCCTGCCGCCCGAAGTGAGCGACGCCTTGGCTGAGCTCGCCCGTGCCAACCCCGACCTGATGACGTTCGATGAGCAGCGCGGCATGATCCGCCTGCGCAGCGACCTGACGTTTGCGCTTGGCTCGGCGACTGTCAACGAAGGTGCACAGGATGCGCTCGCGCGGCTCGCCCGTGTACTCAACGACGGCCAGGCCCGTAACTTCGACATCATGGTCATCGGCCACACCGACAACGTGCCCGTCACCTCCGCCAACGGCCGGCAGCTGCACATCGACAACCGCGGCCTGTCGAGTAACCGCGGCGACGCCGTCGCCCGTGTCCTCGAAGCCAACCAGATCGCCGCCGGACGCCTGACCTCCGGCGGCCGGGGCGAGACCCAGCCCATCGCCGCCAATGGCGAACGCGGCAACCAGCAAAACCGCCGCGTCGAGATCTTCCTCACCAAGGCCGGCGAACGCCCCGCCGCCAACAACGCTCCCGCCCCCGTCCAGCCCGTACGCGGCAACGCCGAGACCGCGCCACGCCCCGGCGTCGTCGAAGGCCGGCCCGAAGTCGAAGACGACAGCGCCTTCAAGTAA
- a CDS encoding amidohydrolase family protein: MKQGPVTVIQAGAVRDAVGVSASPGVVWVERGQVVASGGPGVVPVEVMQRATLIELPETLVLPAFVNAHAHLDLTAVGPQPYDPARGFVGWVQMLRSHWPTDPGPGVTPDAGWFVEAAKAGAAMSRASGVQAVGDISRFTQVAEARRSEGLAGVTYIEAFGLGPPNDAEGLAEAALGRDGLQPHAPYSAGPALYAAAAQSGRPISTHLAETLDELAFVASLSGAKMDFIRSIGRWQDRFASGYGQGVSPVQWMRPHLERAASDGGWLLAHCNYVDDDDIALLADTNASVAYCPAASAYFGHPHDGHPPHRYRDMLGAGVNVTLGTDSIVCGDPGDPQPLGLLGAMRLLYRRDGADPATLLRMATINGVRALRMPDVTATLQPGAPARFALVDIEPDSGEDALQQVMAKDARAEPLDLT, translated from the coding sequence ATGAAACAAGGTCCAGTTACAGTTATACAGGCCGGGGCGGTGCGGGACGCGGTGGGGGTGTCGGCTTCGCCCGGCGTCGTGTGGGTCGAACGTGGACAAGTTGTCGCAAGTGGAGGCCCCGGCGTCGTCCCGGTCGAGGTGATGCAGCGTGCGACGCTGATCGAGCTGCCCGAGACGCTGGTGCTGCCCGCGTTTGTGAACGCCCACGCCCATCTCGACCTGACCGCCGTAGGGCCGCAGCCCTACGACCCGGCCAGGGGATTTGTCGGCTGGGTCCAGATGCTGCGGTCGCACTGGCCCACCGACCCGGGGCCCGGGGTAACGCCCGACGCGGGGTGGTTTGTCGAGGCGGCCAAGGCCGGGGCGGCGATGTCGCGCGCGTCGGGCGTGCAGGCAGTGGGCGACATCAGCCGATTCACGCAGGTCGCAGAGGCCAGGCGGTCGGAGGGGCTGGCGGGGGTGACGTATATCGAGGCGTTCGGGCTCGGTCCGCCCAACGACGCGGAGGGCTTGGCCGAGGCGGCGCTGGGGCGCGACGGGCTCCAGCCCCACGCGCCCTACTCGGCGGGCCCCGCGCTGTACGCCGCGGCGGCACAGTCCGGACGGCCGATCTCGACGCACCTGGCCGAGACGCTGGACGAACTCGCGTTTGTCGCGTCGCTGTCGGGCGCGAAGATGGACTTTATCCGGTCGATCGGCCGATGGCAGGACCGCTTCGCATCGGGCTATGGCCAAGGCGTTTCGCCGGTGCAGTGGATGCGTCCGCACCTCGAACGCGCGGCAAGCGACGGCGGCTGGCTGCTTGCGCATTGCAACTATGTCGATGACGACGACATCGCGCTGCTCGCTGATACGAACGCCTCTGTCGCGTACTGCCCGGCCGCGAGCGCATACTTCGGCCACCCGCACGATGGCCACCCGCCACACCGCTACCGTGACATGCTCGGTGCGGGAGTCAACGTCACACTCGGCACAGACTCGATCGTGTGTGGCGACCCCGGCGACCCGCAGCCGTTGGGCCTGCTCGGCGCGATGCGGCTGCTCTACCGGCGCGACGGGGCCGATCCGGCCACGTTACTCAGGATGGCTACCATCAATGGCGTTCGCGCGTTGCGCATGCCCGATGTTACCGCGACACTACAGCCCGGCGCGCCCGCGAGATTCGCGCTGGTCGACATCGAACCGGACAGCGGTGAAGATGCGCTTCAGCAAGTGATGGCGAAAGACGCGCGGGCCGAGCCTTTGGACCTCACCTGA
- a CDS encoding sugar phosphate isomerase/epimerase produces MIKGISYWSVKGGADGSADIAHALRDAKQVGFEALELAIGTEGHLTVDATEEQCSDIRAYCDESGLVVETLASGMSWKVNPVSDDPAERALAITQNRQAIERAAWLGCSSYLLVPGVVCNPWKVNDAVRYDLALERATRLVGELLETAEQLEVDICIENVWNGMFYSPIEFAEFIDHFASPYCGAYFDVGNVVGYHQHPPHWIELLGDRIKRVHIKGFRFDTDSSAWKFCRLLEGDIPWRQVVASLERIGYDKTIIAEMMPYADDLLAQTSTAMDQILQR; encoded by the coding sequence GTGATTAAAGGCATCAGTTACTGGTCGGTGAAGGGCGGGGCCGACGGCTCGGCGGACATCGCCCATGCTCTGAGAGACGCCAAGCAGGTGGGCTTCGAGGCGCTCGAACTCGCCATCGGCACCGAGGGCCACCTCACCGTCGATGCGACCGAGGAGCAGTGCAGCGATATCCGCGCCTACTGCGACGAGTCGGGGCTTGTCGTCGAGACGCTCGCCAGCGGCATGAGCTGGAAGGTGAACCCCGTCAGCGACGACCCGGCCGAGCGGGCGCTGGCGATAACGCAGAACCGGCAGGCCATCGAACGCGCGGCCTGGCTGGGCTGCTCGTCGTACCTGCTTGTGCCCGGCGTGGTGTGCAACCCGTGGAAAGTGAACGACGCGGTCCGCTACGACCTCGCGCTCGAACGCGCGACACGTTTAGTCGGCGAACTGCTCGAAACGGCCGAGCAGCTCGAAGTCGACATCTGCATCGAGAACGTCTGGAACGGCATGTTCTATTCACCCATCGAGTTCGCCGAGTTTATCGACCACTTCGCGAGCCCCTACTGCGGGGCGTACTTCGATGTCGGCAACGTCGTCGGGTACCACCAGCACCCGCCGCACTGGATCGAGCTCCTGGGCGACCGCATCAAACGCGTCCACATCAAGGGCTTCCGCTTCGATACCGACAGCAGTGCTTGGAAGTTCTGTCGGCTGCTCGAAGGCGACATCCCCTGGCGGCAGGTCGTCGCATCGCTCGAGCGCATCGGGTACGACAAAACAATCATCGCGGAGATGATGCCCTACGCCGACGACCTGCTCGCACAGACCTCGACCGCGATGGACCAGATCCTCCAACGCTGA
- a CDS encoding Gfo/Idh/MocA family oxidoreductase, which produces MAIKVGVVGLGMMGWTHLDVYAKMEGVEVVAVADRDKDRLTGKVRPGGNVEGQAQGLFDIAKVKGYEDAADLIDDPEVDVVDVCLPTPAHVPFGLMALDKGKHLLMEKPLARTSDDAQKLVDAAKASDKLAMPAMCMRFWPGWTWLKQAVDQQTYGKVLAANFRRVASHPAGAFYQSGESSGGAALDLHIHDTDFIQHLFGLPKAVTSVGYSKPTDAVDHIITRYHYDDVPMVVAEGGWAMAEGFGFSMRYTVNFEKATATFGEVGDTPLRLIEEGKEPEFIKLDDAMGYELEIAYFMECVKNNTAPERVTMADAANAVKIVEAEVQSVRNGGTVTLA; this is translated from the coding sequence ATGGCAATCAAAGTAGGCGTCGTCGGACTGGGCATGATGGGCTGGACCCATCTGGATGTGTACGCCAAGATGGAGGGCGTCGAAGTCGTCGCCGTCGCCGACCGCGACAAGGACCGCCTCACCGGCAAGGTCCGCCCCGGCGGCAACGTCGAGGGCCAAGCCCAGGGGCTCTTCGATATCGCCAAGGTCAAGGGATACGAAGACGCCGCCGATCTGATCGACGACCCCGAAGTCGATGTTGTCGACGTCTGCCTGCCGACGCCCGCGCACGTGCCCTTCGGGCTGATGGCGCTGGACAAGGGCAAGCACCTGCTCATGGAAAAACCCCTGGCACGCACCAGCGATGACGCGCAAAAGCTTGTCGACGCCGCGAAAGCCAGCGACAAGCTCGCGATGCCCGCGATGTGTATGCGGTTTTGGCCCGGGTGGACCTGGCTCAAGCAAGCGGTCGACCAGCAGACCTACGGCAAGGTCCTCGCCGCCAACTTCCGCCGCGTTGCGTCGCACCCGGCCGGGGCCTTCTATCAGAGCGGCGAGTCCTCCGGCGGCGCGGCGCTCGACCTGCACATCCACGACACCGACTTCATCCAGCACCTGTTCGGCCTGCCCAAGGCCGTCACGTCCGTCGGCTACTCCAAGCCGACCGACGCGGTAGACCACATCATCACGCGCTACCACTACGACGACGTGCCGATGGTCGTGGCCGAGGGCGGCTGGGCGATGGCCGAGGGCTTCGGCTTCTCGATGCGCTACACTGTGAACTTCGAGAAGGCGACCGCGACCTTCGGTGAAGTAGGCGATACGCCGCTACGCCTGATCGAAGAAGGTAAGGAGCCCGAGTTCATCAAGCTCGACGACGCGATGGGCTACGAACTTGAAATCGCGTACTTCATGGAGTGCGTGAAGAACAACACCGCCCCCGAGCGCGTGACGATGGCCGATGCGGCAAACGCGGTGAAGATCGTTGAGGCCGAGGTCCAGAGCGTCCGCAATGGCGGGACTGTTACGCTGGCATAA
- a CDS encoding sugar phosphate isomerase/epimerase: MTLSADTLAFCSWSTQPNCPKCLVKSAADIGIDRVQLHLDPVALQPEWADAKAALDDAGVTVISGMFTPIGEDYTTPATIMATGGVVPDEHWDNNVENFRKVADVAKQFGLPSVSLHAGFIPEDDQAVHDKMVDRLKQLASILHDTAGASLLLETGQETAESLGRFLAHASDERIGVNFDPANMILYGMGDPIAAMHHLLPYIRQVHLKDATRPPEPGAWGAEVTVGTGEVNWDAFFGVLKDAGYAGDMVIEREAGDDRIGDIKQAAAYAPQFFE, encoded by the coding sequence ATGACCCTCTCCGCCGACACGCTCGCCTTCTGCTCCTGGTCGACCCAGCCCAACTGCCCCAAGTGCCTCGTCAAGAGCGCCGCCGACATCGGGATCGATCGGGTCCAGCTCCACCTCGACCCTGTCGCGCTCCAGCCCGAGTGGGCCGACGCCAAGGCCGCGCTCGACGACGCGGGGGTCACTGTCATCTCCGGCATGTTCACGCCGATCGGTGAAGACTACACCACGCCCGCAACCATCATGGCCACGGGCGGGGTCGTGCCCGACGAACACTGGGACAACAACGTCGAAAACTTCCGCAAGGTTGCGGACGTCGCCAAGCAGTTCGGGCTGCCCTCCGTCTCGCTGCACGCCGGGTTTATCCCCGAGGACGACCAGGCCGTACACGACAAGATGGTCGATCGTCTCAAGCAGCTTGCATCGATCCTGCACGATACCGCCGGCGCATCGCTGCTTCTCGAAACGGGCCAGGAAACCGCAGAGTCACTGGGTCGATTCCTCGCGCACGCCAGTGACGAGCGCATCGGCGTCAACTTCGACCCCGCCAATATGATCCTCTACGGCATGGGCGACCCCATCGCCGCGATGCACCACCTGCTCCCGTACATCCGCCAGGTCCACCTCAAGGACGCGACCCGCCCGCCTGAACCCGGCGCCTGGGGCGCGGAAGTCACCGTCGGCACGGGCGAAGTGAATTGGGACGCCTTCTTCGGTGTCCTCAAGGACGCGGGCTACGCCGGCGACATGGTCATCGAACGCGAGGCGGGCGACGACCGCATCGGCGACATCAAGCAGGCCGCCGCGTACGCGCCGCAGTTTTTTGAATAG
- a CDS encoding ROK family protein: protein MNPQATQPTGPSTADAGAADRKYIGLDLGGTHIKAGLVDAQGKVLLSAVFDTPADSTPGSVVHHMSDLTRGVASEAGVSMDDITAIGIGVPGLIDSATGVVKACVNLKDWHDVPLRELAAQAIGKSVVVDNDANAAAFGEFSVAMRHSPDLQHLALITLGTGVGAGIVLNRQVFHGGGGMAGEVGHMVVVPGGHLCACGQRGCLEQYTSATSMIRDATELIATGKRSHLALALGTGEKITTRHVFAAAEQGDRMANKLIEDAAKYLAIACINLCRVIDLEMIVIGGGVANAGEALAAPLRQAFFDQTWNIAGACEPTLQVTTLGNDAGYIGAAALAKAMAESR, encoded by the coding sequence TTGAACCCCCAAGCCACCCAGCCCACGGGCCCGAGCACCGCCGATGCCGGCGCGGCCGACCGCAAGTACATCGGGCTCGACCTCGGCGGCACGCATATCAAGGCCGGGCTCGTCGATGCGCAGGGCAAGGTGCTGCTCTCGGCCGTGTTCGATACGCCCGCCGACAGCACACCGGGCTCGGTGGTGCATCACATGTCGGACCTCACACGCGGCGTCGCGTCGGAGGCCGGTGTGTCGATGGACGACATTACGGCGATCGGTATCGGTGTGCCGGGGTTGATCGATAGCGCGACCGGGGTCGTTAAGGCCTGCGTCAATTTGAAGGACTGGCACGACGTCCCGCTCCGCGAACTCGCGGCTCAAGCGATCGGCAAGTCCGTCGTGGTCGACAACGACGCCAACGCCGCGGCCTTCGGCGAGTTCTCTGTCGCCATGCGGCACAGCCCCGACCTCCAGCACCTCGCGCTCATCACGCTCGGCACCGGCGTGGGCGCTGGCATCGTCCTCAACCGCCAGGTGTTCCACGGCGGCGGCGGCATGGCGGGCGAGGTCGGCCACATGGTCGTTGTCCCGGGCGGGCACCTCTGCGCCTGCGGCCAACGCGGCTGCCTCGAACAGTACACCTCCGCCACCTCCATGATCCGTGACGCGACCGAGTTGATCGCCACCGGCAAACGCTCGCACCTCGCGCTCGCGCTGGGCACGGGGGAGAAGATCACCACGCGCCACGTCTTCGCCGCCGCCGAGCAGGGCGACCGCATGGCCAACAAGCTGATCGAAGACGCCGCGAAGTACCTCGCCATCGCCTGCATCAACCTCTGCAGGGTCATCGACCTCGAGATGATCGTCATCGGCGGCGGCGTCGCCAACGCCGGCGAAGCGCTCGCCGCGCCGCTGCGTCAGGCCTTCTTCGACCAGACCTGGAACATCGCCGGCGCCTGCGAGCCCACGCTGCAGGTCACCACCTTGGGCAACGACGCCGGCTACATCGGCGCAGCTGCGCTGGCCAAAGCCATGGCCGAATCACGCTAG